From Salvia splendens isolate huo1 chromosome 16, SspV2, whole genome shotgun sequence, a single genomic window includes:
- the LOC121770695 gene encoding protein EMSY-LIKE 3-like: MSQMDMEYEIHNLEQIAYDAVLRAFKAQSDALTWEKEGLITELRKELRVSDDEHRELLSQVNGDDLIRRIREWREAGGNRNIAPSVAQHINNQLPSPTISASRKRQKTSNPFHAHSQSLLSQPVAGSTLPLNSVVKRGPSSGIGGRRTNAGQQAFTSRKPMQYQYGDHVASGAPIDDPSESINESLIGRRVMIRWPADSNFYEAVISEYNPVDGRHSLVYDSNLPSETVEWVNIKEVPPEDIWWVGEDPVVSRLGEAGGPISGRGRTSSMNPHASEMQPSRNGVLKDESDEIKILHTDTLIKKVEMVLEASHPDALEIDKAKKMLKEHEQTLVQVIQKLVDACDSDDEQQQTNNYRDPGNDLEIEGRAGS, translated from the exons ATGAGTCAAATGGATATGGAATACGAAATACATAATCTGGAACAGATTGCATACGATGCTGTTTTACGAGCTTTCAAAGCACAATCTGATGCACTCACATGG GAGAAAGAGGGTCTTATAACAGAATTGAGGAAGGAACTCAGGGTGTCAGATGATGAGCATCGAGAACTACTTAGTCAGGTCAATGGTGATGACCTCATTCGCAGGATCAGAGAGTGGAGGGAGGCAGGTGGTAACCGAAATATAGCCCCCAGTGTCGCCCAGCATATAAACAACCAGTTACCAAGTCCTACAATTTCAGCTTCTCGTAAAAGGCAAAAAACTTCCAATCCATTTCATGCACATTCTCAGTCTTTACTTTCTCAGCCAGTGGCTGGTAGCACCTTGCCTTTAAATTCAGTTGTGAAACGGGGCCCTTCTTCAGGGATTGGTGGGAGAAGGACGAATGCT GGTCAGCAAGCTTTCACTTCAAGAAAACCCATGCAATATCAGTATGGTGATCATGTTGCTTCTGGGGCTCCTATCGATGATCCTTCTGAAAGCATCAACGAGTCCTTAATCGGTAGGCGGGTGATGATAAGATGGCCTGCAGACAGTAACTTTTATGAGGCTGTCATATCTGAATACAATCCTGTAGAT GGCCGTCATTCTCTGGTGTATGATAGCAATCTGCCCAGTGAGACTGTGGAATGGGTTAACATAAAAGAG GTTCCCCCTGAGGATATTTGGTGGGTGGGCGAGGATCCTGTAGTATCTCGACTAGGCGAGGCAGGTGGACCTATCTCTGGAAGAGGGAGAACATCCTCAATGAACCCCCATGCCAGTGAAATGCAGCCTTCACGAAATGGGGTTTTGAAAGATGAGTCTGACGAAATCAAGATATTGCATACTGATACATTAATTAAGAAG GTGGAGATGGTGCTTGAAGCAAGTCATCCAGATGCATTAGAGATTGACAAGGCTAAGAAAATGCTCAAG GAGCATGAACAAACGTTGGTTCAAGTAATTCAAAAACTTGTCGATGCCTGTGATAGTG ATGACGAGCAACAACAGACTAACAATTACCGTGACCCTGGCAATGATCTCGAAATTGAAGGAAGGGCTGGAAGTTAG